In Aspergillus oryzae RIB40 DNA, chromosome 6, one genomic interval encodes:
- a CDS encoding uncharacterized protein (predicted protein), translated as METTVSPLQRAFNAFLMTMPPEQLEELLKYLQDAKSQENTQSSYPKENFQSCLEFKADKNNGSTNPASANPRSSVSRGKRASDAKRRPLNSFIAFRSYYSVMFPDLTQKAKSGILRFLWQNDPFKAKWAILAKAYSIIRDDHDSDVSLEPFLGLSAQFIGIIGPSRYLEVMGWQLDVDDQQQYTIARVKATTANEADISTNYSVNDIVKHCYTSGYVSEKNRKSKASNNNSAPVMAFAAQPTLVVHKNNSIRVSGNHTIVTDVYKTNPAMEISSPEQTEDTFSPNTSDLSTIADEPPLDAMEVVGICNRPQLYSDSSTSNRFDFDNIQFPGLDEENAMFTYDAALQTPLMPYDPLHYDPLEAYDFSRFVDI; from the exons AAATACTCAATCTTCATATCCGAAAGAAAATTTTCAATCTTGCTTGGAGTTCAAGGCAGACAAAAATAATGGATCTACCAACCCTGCGAGTGCTAACCCACGGTCCTCAGTTTCGCGGGGGAAGCGTGCCTCAGATGCAAAACGAAGGCCGCTCAATAGTTTCATTGCCTTTAGGA GCTATTACTCCGTCATGTTCCCTGACCTCACTCAGAAGGCAAAGTCGGGCATTCTTCGCTTCCTGTGGCAGAACGATCCATTCAAAGCCAAATGGGCAATACTTGCCAAAGCCTACTCCATCATTCGCGATGACCACGATAGTGATGTTTCTCTGGAACCTTTTCTGGGTTTGAGTGCACAGTTCATTGGTATAATTGGACCAAGTCGTTATCTTGAAGTTATGGGCTGGCAACTGGATGTCGACGATCAGCAACAATATACTATAGCTAGGGTTAAGGCGACGACTGCGAATGAAGCCGATATTTCGACCAACTATTCTGTCAATGATATAGTTAAACATTGCTACACCAGTGGCTATGTTTCCGAGAAAAATCGGAAGAGCAAGGCAAGCAATAACAACAGTGCCCCGGTTATGGCTTTTGCTGCTCAGCCGACCTTGGTTGTCCACAAGAACAACAGTATTCGGGTATCTGGCAACCATACTATTGTAACCGATGTTTACAAAACGAATCCAGCTATGGAAATATCTTCACCGGAGCAAACTGAAGATACGTTTTCGCCAAACACTAGTGACTTGAGCACAATTGCTGATGAACCCCCGCTCGATGCAATGGAAGTAGTGGGTATCTGCAACCGCCCTCAGCTTTACTCGGATTCAAGCACGTCAAATCGTTTTGATTTCGATAACATCCAATTCCCAGgcttggatgaggagaaCGCAATGTTCACTTACGATGCCGCACTACAAACACCACTGATGCCCTATGATCCGCTGCACTACGATCCACTGGAAGCCTATGACTTCTCTAGATTCGTTGATATTTGA
- a CDS encoding putative cytoskeleton assembly control protein Sla2 (actin-binding protein SLA2/Huntingtin-interacting protein Hip1) → MNCRHAFNFSTLSVLIIHHPFFCNSIDFSIALHCRSAQVLPVRAQSNCAVWTRAHRLPPHIVVCSPDPTPRQFTGLQPVTMSRTEADLAINIRKATSIEESAPKRKHVRSCIVYTWDHKSSAAFWAGMKVQPVLADEVQTFKALITIHKVLQEGHPIVVREAQQHANWIDSLMRGVGGDGIRGGIGYGPLIREYVFFLESKLAFHRNHPEFNGLFEYEEYISLKTINDPNEGYETISDLMTLQDQIDAFQKLIFSHFQSGTNNECRISALVPLVQESYGIYKFITSMLRAMHTSRSYLPSCCLATGDAEALEPLRGRYDAQHYRLVRFYYECSNLRYLTSLITIPKLPQNPPNLLSDDDERPALPRRPTKEIEQEPTPPPKAPPADPEPINDFWTTEAKRQQEEFEAEQRRLQQQWEEQQRQQILAQQQAQHDFEEQQRLQAEQQRLAQEQLLRDQYQTQTQGRLAELEQENLNARAQYERDQLMLQQYDRRVKDLEEQMNQLTSNLNMQSASKDEQIRSLQEQVNTWRSKYEALAKLYSQLRQEHLDLLQTTKSLKLKAASAQEAIERREKLERELKTKNLELADMIRERDRALHDRDRLTGNNKEELEKVKRELRLAIERAENAERQKGTEISTLLSKYNREMADLEEALRNKNRALEDISSRNADRQGDHDAVLREKDEEIEVYKSGMEQALMELEELKMNQGDVDNALDSQIDTVLHSTVAKINDIIDSVLQTGVQRVDDALYELDSSMQAGNQNASPPYVLSQIEKASASATEFSTAFNNFIADGPNSTHAEIIRTVSIFSGSVADVLSNTKGLTRFANDDKSADQLINAARKSAQATVRFFRGLQSFRLEGLEADHKTDVVINNNLEVQRDLQSLSKLVETFAPKSTKISTNGDLGDLVDQELTKAADAIDAAAARLAKLKKKPRDGFSTYELRINDVIVEAAIAVTNAIAELIKAATESQQEIVREGRGSSSRTAFYKKNNRWTEGLISAAKAVATSTNTLIETADGVISGRNSPEQLIVASNDVAASTAQLVAASRVKASFMSKTQDRLEAASKAVGAACRALVRQVQEIIAERNQDGSEKVDYAKLSSHEFKVREMEQQVEILQLENSLAQARQRLGEMRKISYQED, encoded by the exons ATGAACTGCAGGC ATGCTTTTAACTTCTCTACACTCAGTGTTCTTATCATCCACCACCCCTTTTTTTGTAATTCCATTGACTTTTCAATCGCTCTTCATTGTCGGTCGGCGCAGGTTTTGCCCGTCAGAGCACAATCGAATTGCGCTGTTTGGACTCGGGCCCACCGGCTCCCGCCGCACATAGTTGTCTGCTCCCCTGATCCCACCCCCCGACAATTTACAGGTCTGCAGCCCGTCACAATGAGTCG CACGGAGGCAGATTTGGCGATTAACATTCGCAAAGCTACCAGCATCG AGGAAAGCGCTCCGAAAC GGAAACATGTTCGGAGCTGCATTGTGTATACATGGGACCACAAATCATCTGCCGCTTTCTGGGCTGGCATGAAAGT TCAACCGGTCCTTGCCGACGAGGTACAGACGTTCAAAGCCCTGATAACGATACATAAGGTTCTGCAAGAGGGACATCCCATCGTGGTTCGGGAGGCGCAGCAGCACGCCAATTGGATAGACAGTCTGATGCGCGGTGTAGGAGGCGATGGCATCCGCG GCGGCATAGGCTATGGTCCTCTTATCCGAGAATATGTTTTCTTCCTGGAGTCCAAGTTGGCGTTTCACCGGAATCATCCCGAATTTAACG GTCTGTTTGAATATGAGGAGTACATCAGTCTGAAGACGATCAATGATCCGAATGAAGG TTACGAGACTATCTCGGACCTCATGACTTTGCAAGACCAGATAGATGCGTTCCAGAAATTGATCTTTTCGCATTTCCAATCAGGGACAAATAACGAGTGTCGGATTTCTGCACTAGTACCGTTGGTGCAGGAGAGCTACGGCATTTATAAATTTATCACTAGCATGCTGAGAGCCATGCATACGAGTAGGTCTTACCTTCCATCTTGCTGTTTAG CCACGGGTGACGCCGAGGCCCTGGAACCACTCCGTGGTCGTTATGATGCTCAACACTATCGACTTGTTCGGTTCTACTACGAGTGCTCGAACTTGCGCTATCTGACCAGCCTTATCACTATTCCTAAGCTTCCTCAAAACCCACCCAACCTGCTTTCCGACGATGATGAACGTCCCGCTTTACCCAGACGACCGACGAAAGAAATCGAGCAGGAGCCCACTCCGCCGCCAAAGGCCCCACCCGCTGATCCCGAACCCATTAACGACTTTTGGACCACAGAAGCCAAGCGCCAGCAAGAGGAATTTGAAGCGGAACAGCGCCGCCTGCAGCAGCAATGGGaggagcagcagcggcaACAGATCCTCGCGCAACAGCAAGCCCAACACGATTTTGAGGAACAGCAACGTCTTCAGGCGGAGCAACAGCGGCTTGCACAGGAGCAACTTCTGCGCGACCAGTACCAGACACAGACTCAGGGTCGGCTGGCCGAGCTCGAACAAGAGAACTTGAACGCGCGAGCCCAGTATGAGCGGGACCAGCTTATGCTGCAGCAATACGATCGTCGTGTGAAAGACCTGGAAGAGCAGATGAACCAACTGACCTCGAACTTGAATATGCAAAGTGCCTCAAAAGATGAGCAGATCCGATCTCTCCAGGAGCAAGTCAACACATGGCGGTCCAAGTATGAGGCGCTGGCGAAGCTCTACTCCCAGCTCCGACAGGAGCACCTAGACCTCTTGCAGACAACCAAGAGCCTCAAGTTAAAGGCGGCGTCGGCACAGGAGGCGATCGAACGGCGCGAGAAGCTTGAAAGAGAGCTCAAAACGAAGAACCTAGAGCTAGCCGATATGATCCGGGAAAGGGACCGTGCCCTACACGACCGGGATCGTTTGACTGGAAATAacaaggaagagctggagaaggtcaagagagAGCTGCGCCTTGCAATCGAGCGGGCCGAGAATGCCGAGCGTCAGAAAGGTACCGAGATCTCTACCCTGTTGTCCAAATACAACCGGGAGATGGCCGATTTGGAAGAAGCTCTCAGA AACAAAAACCGTGCTCTCGAAGATATTTCTTCTCGAAATGCAGACCGCCAAGGTGACCATGATGCCGTGCTCCgcgagaaggatgaagagatcgaggTCTACAAGTCCGGAATGGAACAGGCTCTTATGGAACTGGAGGAACTCAAAATG AACCAAGGCGATGTCGACAATGCGCTGGATTCGCAGATTGACACCGTTTTGCATAGCACCGTTGCCAAGATCAACGATATCATCGACTCTGTGCTCCAAACAGGTGTGCAACGAGTCGATGACGCCCTGTATGAGCTCGACTCCAGTATGCAGGCTGGTAACCAGAATGCGTCCCCACCATACGTGCTGTCTCAAATAGAGAAGGCCTCTGCATCCGCCACTGAGTTCTCTACAGCGTTCAACAACTTCATCGCCGACGGCCCGAATAGTACCCATGCTGAGATTATTCGGACGGTTtctatcttctccggctcGGTTGCCGATGTCCTCAGTAACACAAAGGGATTGACACGGTTCGCTAACGACGACAAGAGCGCAGACCAATTGATCAATGCTGCCCGCAAGTCCGCACAGGCCACGGTGCGGTTCTTCCGTGGACTCCAGTCTTTCCGGCTGGAGGGTTTGGAGGCTGATCACAAGACCGATGTGGTTATTAACAACAACCTAGAGGTACAGAGGGACCTGCAGTCACTATCGAAACTTGTCGAGACCTTTGCGCCCAAGAGTACCAAGATCAGTACTAATGGCGATCTGGGCGACCTTGTGGATCAGGAACTGACCAAGGCGGCTGACGCTATCGACGCCGCGGCCGCGCGATTGGCCAAGCTCAAGAAAAAGCCTCGTGATGGCTTCTCGACATACGAGTTACGTATCAACGATGTGATTGTGGAGGCGGCCATTGCAGTTACTAATGCAATTGCGGAACTGATTAAGGCCGCCACTGAGTCCCAGCAGGAGATTGTTCGCGAAGGCCGGGGTAGCTCATCGAGAACGGCGTTCTACAAGAAGAATAATCGTTGGACAGAGGGACTAATCTCGGCCGCCAAGGCTGTTGCTACTTCCACCAACACTCTTATCGAGACGGCCGACGGGGTCATTTCTGGTCGTAACTCTCCGGAACAACTGATCGTGGCCAGTAACGACGTGGCCGCTAGTACGGCACAGTTGGTGGCGGCCAGTCGCGTCAAAGCATCGTTCATGAGCAAGACCCAAGATCGCTTAGAGGCAGCTAGTAAAGCAGTCGGTGCGGCATGTCGGGCTCTGGTCCGTCAGGTACAGGAAATCATTGCCGAGCGGAACCAGGATGGCTCGGAGAAGGTTGACTACGCCAAGCTTAGCTCGCACGAGTTCAAAGTGCGCGAAATGGAGCAACAG GTTGAGATTCTTCAACTGGAGAATAGCCTTGCTCAGGCGCGGCAGCGTTTGGGAGAGATGCGCAAGATCTCGTACCAGGAGGACTGA
- a CDS encoding uncharacterized protein (uncharacterized conserved protein TEX2, contains PH domain) has translation MGSLGIFLFVYFLGGLTFIPLVLSLILLHAYLTLPSPPPVEQRCELAKDPLRRPGDDQYSLKSGTDELAEKFHRTHESDVAAGYFAVCREYVPGGVNGKPPERTTPAGEVIAAESPSVYQTMYRSLFDRKQTPTIEPTKNNGKSGKKARNVFYIVLRHGHLMLYDDANQVEVRYVISLAHHDVNICGGEGEIQEGELWLKRNAICLSRRLESLADLGGPSPPFFLFSENLSEKEDFYFAMLQNQSRMWNSPDAPPKHQPFDVKHIVTLVQRLHSSEEQLQTRWINAVLGRLFLAMYRTPEMEEFVRKKITKKISRVNKPNFISKIGLQRIDMGEGAPFIINPRLKDLTVDGNCCVETDVQYNGNFRVEISATVRIDLGPRFKAREVDIVLAVVLKKLHGHLLIRFKPPPSNRAWISFETMPSMDMDIQPIVSSKQITYGIILRTIESRIREVVAESVVQPFWDDIPFLDTATQRFRGGIWQRDIPTPDTKVDIPDESGAQPPTTGAEKVDLVDVLKTKDERTMSAPVLSESIPITMKPRKGSKGELERNNSSASYAAIEKFGSSPPRAIRSQTFSNAADPVLTADNAKIDKVVYDGKDAEKSSAASAMIEISNRSPPGSPNRSPSGSPPTDSHMPQDNASQSRDPSIVESIESVGEFSTDSSVHPSTVHKTSSSSLRSMAASSTASPSGNKPRRSTLEALARSVTSSTTAEKSQVSLSLGTATSVAKRWGWNMFSKGEQNATHESPRPAGTPEEPIGRGHPLPPPGTPLPRPESFVFKRNSVPVTKRKPVPHNASAEQQPKGDGKRRVSKPPLPRRNPIFDSGDSENHPDELLVVEAPYDSGPNSPVVDVAPDNALPGPSTQRDSPTSKVIMRRSNELWEKANGHDRSSLVEDTEADKHGMAILSATDGIIP, from the exons ATGGGTTCCCTCggcatcttcctctttgtaTACTTCCTCGGCGGACTGACTTTTATTCCACTGGTCCTGTCGCTAATCCTCCTGCACGCTTATTTGACCCTTCCGTCACCTCCGCCCGTCGAGCAGAGATGCGAACTAGCCAAAGATCCTCTGCGGCGTCCTGGTGACGACCAATATAGCTTGAAATCCGGCACTGATGAGCTAGCAGAGAAGTTCCATCGTACGCACGAGTCGGATGTTGCAGCGGGCTATTTTGCCGTATGTCGCGAATATGTGCCCGGTGGAGTCAATGGAAAACCACCTGAGAGAACCACGCCGGCGGGCGAGGTGATCGCCGCGGAGAGCCCAAGCGTCTACCAGACGATGTATAGAAGTCTGTTTGACCGGAAGCAAACGCCAACGATTGAGCCAACTAAAAATAATGGGAAAAGCGGCAAGAAGGCGCGCAATGTATTTTACATTGTTCTCCG GCATGGTCATTTAATGCTTTACGACGATGCCAACCAGGTCGAGGTGCGATATGTTATTTCCCTTGCGCATCATGACGTAAATATCTGTGGTGGTGAAGGGGAAATTCAGGAAGGCGAGCTGTGGCTCAAGAGAAATGCTATCTGTCTTTCGCGACGACTGGAATCTCTTGCAGATCTAGGGGGACCATCGCctccattttttcttttctcggaAAATCTGTCCGAAAAGGAAGATTTCTATTTCGCTATGCTCCAGAACCAATCCAGGATGTGGAACTCTCCTGACGCCCCTCCTAAACATCAGCCTTTCGATGTTAAGCATATCGTCACCCTTGTTCAACGATTACATTCATCCGAAGAACAACTACAGACGCGGTGGATCAATGCGGTCCTTGGGCGGTTGTTTCTTGCCATGTATAGAAcgccggagatggaggagtttGTCCGAAAAAAGATCACCAAGAAAATCTCTAGGGTCAACAAGCCGAACTTCATCAGTAAAATTGGCCTACAAAGGATTGACATGGGTGAAGGGGCGCCATTTATCATCAATCCAAGGCTCAAAGATCTAACTGTTGACGGGAACTGCTGTGTAGAGACAGACGTTCAGTATAATGGCAACTTCCGAGTGGAGATCTCGGCCACAGTGCGCATTGACCTTGGACCTCGTTTCAAGGCCAGGGAAGTAGACATTGTTCTTGCCGTGGTGCTGAAGAAACTTCATGGTCATCTGTTGATACGGTTCAAGCCTCCTCCGAGCAATCGAGCCTGGATCTCCTTCGAAACGATGCCAAGCATGGACATGGATATTCAACCTATTGTCAGTTCAAAACAAATCACGTACGGTATTATTCTACGCACTATTGAGAGTCGTATAAGAGAAGTTGTCGCAGAAAGCGTTGTTCAGCCATTTTGGGATGATATCCCCTTCTTAGACACCGCCACGCAGCGTTTCCGTGGAGGAATTTGGCAACGAGATATCCCGACGCCGGACACGAAGGTCGACATACCAGACGAGAGTGGTGCTCAGCCTCCGACAACAGGAGCAGAGAAGGTAGATCTCGTCGATGTGCTAAAAACGAAAGACGAACGTACAATGAGCGCGCCTGTGCTTTCTGAGTCTATACCTATCACGATGAAACCCCGCAAGGGCTCTAAAGGAGAGCTCGAAAGGAATAACTCAAGTGCCTCGTACGCCGCTATTGAGAAATTCGGCAGTTCACCACCGCGTGCCATTCGATCCCAGACGTTCTCCAACGCCGCCGATCCCGTGCTTACAGCAGATAATGCAAAGATCGACAAAGTCGTGTATGACGGCAAAGATGCAGAAAAGAGCAGTGCTGCTAGTGCCATGATTGAAATATCAAACCGCTCTCCTCCCGGGTCACCGAATAGATCACCGAGTGGCTCGCCGCCTACCGACAGTCATATGCCCCAAGACAATGCGTCTCAAAGCCGGGATCCGTCCATAGTAGAATCTATTGAGAGTGTGGGGGAGTTTAGCACCGACTCTTCTGTTCACCCTTCAACTGTTCATAAAACGAGCAGTTCGTCTCTTCGAAGTATGGCTGCCAGTTCCACCGCCTCACCGAGTGGCAACAAACCCAGACGAAGCACACTCGAGGCTCTGGCACGCTCAGTGACCTCTTCCACTACCGCCGAAAAGTCTCAAGTTTCTCTTTCGTTGGGCACAGCGACTTCTGTTGCGAAGAGATGGGGCTGGAATATGTTCAGTAAGGGGGAACAGAACGCTACTCACGAATCGCCCCGGCCTGCAGGTACACCAGAGGAGCCGATAGGCCGAGGACATCCTCTTCCGCCCCCCGGCACCCCATTGCCACGCCCTGAGTCATTTGTTTTCAAAAGGAACTCTGTTCCTGTAACCAAACGAAAACCTGTCCCGCATAATGCATCTGCTGAGCAGCAGCCCAAAGGAGATGGCAAGAGGCGTGTCTCAAAGCCCCCTTTGCCTAGAAGAAATCCTATCTTTGACTCAGGAGATTCAGAGAATCATCCTGATGAGTTGCTGGTTGTCGAGGCCCCTTACGACTCAGGCCCTAATAGCCCGGTCGTTGATGTCGCCCCCGACAATGCTTTGCCGGGGCCCAGTACACAGCGGGACTCACCCACGTCTAAAGTGATTATGAGACGGTCTAACGAACTTTGGGAGAAAGCAAATGGACACGACCGATCCTCCCTGGTCGAGGACACCGAGGCTGACAAACACGGCATGGCAATATTATCAGCAACTGACGGCATCATTCCGTGA
- a CDS encoding trans-hexaprenyltranstransferase (geranylgeranyl pyrophosphate synthase/Polyprenyl synthetase): MKARAVPASGLVLPSRVTPATSICWQCLRNDLISIQINSQTRAYHPTRRKFASPFGAAVTAAQTLLKGLPKAPPGISVDPLRIVGKELKFLTKNIRQLLGSGHPTLDKVAKYYTKSEGKHMRPLLVLLMSQATALTPRHGRWSSSPSYTVNDPISSPSVLADTNPDLNPLVSSSAEAKYDFAGDENILPTQRRLAEITELIHTASLLHDDVIDNAVTRRSSSSANLQFGNKMAVLAGDFLLGRASVALARLRDPEVTELLATVIANLVEGEFMQLKNTASDEKNPVFTDETISYYLQKTYLKTASLISKSCRAAALLGDSTPQVVEAAYAYGRNLGLAFQLVDDMLDYTVSDAELGKPSGADLELGLATAPLLFAWKQNPELGPLVGRKFSREGDVQRARELVYQSNGVEKTRVLAQEYADKAKAAISSFPDSEAKDGLLQMCEKTMNRRK; encoded by the exons ATGAAAGCTCGAGCGGTCCCGGCCTCTGGTCTCGTCCTTCCATCACGAGTCACGCCCGCGACATCAATATGCTGGCAATGCCTCCGCAATGATCTTATTTCGATCCAAATCAACTCGCAGACACGAGCATATCATCCTACCCGCCGGAAATTCGCTTCTCCGTTTGGCGCCGCCGTCACCGCCGCCCAGACTCTCTTAAAAGGACTCCCAAAAGCTCCCCCAGGGATTTCAGTAGATCCCTTGAGGATCGTGGGCAAGGAACTCAAGTTTTTGACGAAGAATATTCGCCAATTGCTGGGATCAGGCCACCCTACGCTGGATAAGGTAGCCAAATATTACACCAAGAGCGAGGGCAAGCACATGCGTCCGCTTCTGGTGTTGCTTATGTCCCAAGCAACTGCGTTGACTCCTCGGCACGGTCGATGGAGCTCTTCACCGTCCTATACTGTTAACGATCCTATCAGCTCCCCGTCTGTCCTTGCGGATACCAATCCTGATTTAAATCCGCTTGTATCCTCTTCCGCGGAAGCCAAGTACGACTTCGCTGGCGACGAAAATATCCTGCCCACTCAAAGACGACTCGCCGAGATCACAGAACTAATTCATACCGCATCATTATTGCACGACGATGTCATTGATAATGCTGTAACTCGCCGGTCATCCAGCTCTGCTAATCTTCAATTCGGAAACAAGATGGCCGTGCTAGCGGGCGACTTCCTGTTGGGGCGTGCATCCGTTGCTCTGGCACGTCTAAGGGACCCTGAAGTCACCGAACTGCTGGCCACCGTTATTGCCAATTTAGTGGAGGGAGAGTTCATGCAACTGAAGAATACCGCCTCCGACGAAAAGAACCCCGTCTTCACGGATGAAACCATCTCTTACTACCTGCAGAAAACATACCTCAAGACTGCTAGCTTGATAAGTAAATCGTGCCGTGCGGCTGCGCTCCTTGGAGATAGCACTCCCCAGGTTGTCGAGGCTGCGTATGCCTATGGACGCAACCTGGGACTGGCATTTCAGCTAGTGGATGACATGCTGGACTACACCGTTAGTGATGCTGAGTTAGGCAAGCCGTCAGGGGCGGACTTGGAGCTGGGTCTGGCGACTGCCCCGCTCCTGTTCGCTTGGAAGCAGAACCCTGAGCTGGGACCGCTGGTTGGTCGGAAGTTCAGTCGGGAAGGCGATGTGCAACGG GCCCGCGAACTTGTTTATCAGAGTAACGGTGTCGAAAAGACTCGTGTGCTAGCCCAAGAATATGCTGATAAGGCCAAGGCCGCTATTAGCAGCTTTCCCGACAGtgaagccaaggatggcCTCCTTCAAATGTGTGAAAAGACGATGAATCGGAGGAAGTAG